CAAGCCAGCAgccagaaaaaccccaaagtggGCAGCTCTATCAGAACCTGAGCAAGCAGCCCCTAGAAGAGAACACCATGGGATGAACTTGGCAGAGAGCTGAGAGACCTAGCAGTCCAGAGAGCAACCAACCACACACAGGTAGCCTGGGACCACCAAATCTCTCCCTCACTTCTCAAGGTTAGAAAACCACCTCACGTGGCTTCTGTTAGCAAGGCAGAGGTGGAAGCTGAGGCAGCAGTAACAGCTGCTACATGCACAAAGACACTCGTTGGCCCTTCTCAAAAGAGCCACCCTAGGAAAAATCAAAGAGTGGGAGCCTGGAGAACAACCTGGCTGCATCGCGGGGAGGCTGGGTgtgggctggcagcagagggagcagctgagTCTGAAGCACGGAGGCAGTGGCAGGGTGCTTACCACTTCCAGGCCCAGCACTGTGCCCCGCAGAGAGCCGTATCTGAGGAGCCGCAGGCCCCCGGCGTTGGTGGCCACGTTGCCCCCGATGTGGCAGCTGCCTTTTGCCCCCAGGTCGAGGGGCATGACAaagccctgctgctccagggcctCACTGAGCTTCTCCAGGACGCAGCCAGCTTGGCACACCAGGATTCCTGAAAGGAAAACGTCCTGCTGCAAGCTGGTGCCTCCTCGAGCAGCAGGAGGAGTAGCTGGAGATGTCCCACCCCCCCGGGACTGGGTGTGAGCACACGAGTGGCCTCTGCACTGTCCCACCCCCCCTCCAGCTTTGGGGCTTTGCCACTGCTTCAGCATCTGCTCACCCCTGACCTGAGCTGCCACACCAGAGGGACACGGAGCACATCTCTGCCTGTAGTTCCCCCTCTCTGTTTGAGGAACCTGGTCCCTGACTCCCCACATCCAAACAACCTCCTGGTTCTCCCCATCCCCCACTTCCTTCTGCTGGTGTAGTCACCAGGTGCCTCTTCTACACTGTcattctgctcctcctgctgggTGTCCCGTGTAATGTAGGAACAGGTCAGaggatcacagaatcctagaactggctgggttggaagggacctcagagctcatcaagtccaacccttgctccactccccccgtggttcccagcccatggcactgagtgccacatccaggctcttttgaaatagctccagggatggagaatccaccccttccctgggcagcccattccaatggctgagcaccctctccagaaagaaattctttctaatgtccaacctaaacctcccctggcacaacttgagacctcttgtgccctcttgtcttgctgagagttgcctgggaaaagagcccaacccccccctggctccaacctcctttcagggagttggagagagtgatgaggtctcccctgagcctcctcttctccagcctcaacacccccagctccctcagcccttcctcacaggacttgtgctggatcccttcccagcctccttgctcttctctggacctgctccagcacctcaatctccttcctgagctgaggggcccagaactggacacaggactcaagctgtggcctccccagggctgagcacaggggcagaatcccttccctggacctgctggccacgctgttcctgagccaggccaaagtgagtgccacatccaggctcttttgaaatgtctccagggatggagaatccaccccttccctgggcagcccattccaatggctgatcaccctctccagaaagaaattctttctcatgtccaacctaaacctcccctggcacaacttgagacctcttgtgccctcttgtcttgctgagagttgcctgggaaaagagcccaaccccccctggctccaacctccttcaTGTTTGTCTTCtatcttctttcccctttctctcacTGCCTGTATTTtgacatctgctgctgctgcagcctaCAGGGTTACAGCAGTGCTAAGAGGGCAACAAATCTCTGCCCCTCCTCGTGGTGCTGCTGGACTCAAGCTCTGCTACTCCCACAGCTCTCAGCTCCCAGGACAGGGCTGCTTTAGGGCCAGGGGCCTGAACCCCAGGACATTTACCAGAGACCTTGTCAAAGCTGATGATCCTGTTCATGAGAGCAGTGGAGAGGATGATCTCATCAAAGACAGGGATGCTGCCCCCAACCAGGCCTGTGTTACCCCCCTGGGGGGTCACTGCCAGGTTCCTCTCATGGCAGTACCTGGAAGGAAAAGGCTTTCTCAAGTCTGGGGCATCCCAGGGCCATAACCCAGGAGAGTTTCACCTCCAGGGAGCACCTGCACCTactcctcagctgctccagagccctggcacagcaccTCCTCTGCACACCCACAGAAGTTCTTGCACAAGAGCTGGCACAAGGCCACAGAGCAGGCCAGGAGCCCTGGCTTTGCTgggctcagagcagagctgtgcagcttCTGGCTCCCGAGTCAGCCCTGCTGGGGCCACCCAAACACCCCGAGCCAGGGAAGGGCTCTTACTGCAACACAGGAGCTCCTCAAACCCCCTGATTCTGTCCAAACCTTCTTGATCCTGGAGCCTCCAGGATCTTCAGCACAAGTGCTTCTcctgagcactggcacagtgTCTGAACTGGGCagttcagcagagcagagcagtcaCCAGCACTGGGGTCACCTCCCTCCATTTCTCTCCTTCACACTGTGCCCTTTTCAGACCCTTTTACTCAAAGCCATCAACTTTGATCCAaaaactctgctgctgcccacttTGCCTTTTGTAAGGACAtgtaaagaaagaagaattttattttgtaaaacaaacatTCAGCCTTAGCTTCTACTCCAGGCCAGGGAGAGAGCCTCAAAAACACAAGGCCCAAGGGGCAttccctttctgcctggaaaaaaaatgagcattaCTGCTGGAAAACTTTCCTCCTGtcagctgccagcccagcagtcAAGAAGAAAAGAGCTTCAGCAACCCCAATGCTACAGCAACCAGTGCCTGAACATCTGAAAGCTCCCCTCCCAGAACAAACCCAAGTTTCTTCACCACAAGCAGAGAAAGGGGACACTACCTGAGAACCTGAGACACCTCTGCTGTTGTCTGTGGCTTCAACATCAGCTTGCTGCAGCCTGCAACCAAAGCAAGAGACTCTCAAGGCAAGCTGGGGGTTCTGCAGAGgccagagagagaaaggaggtaCAGCCCGATGCCTGAAGGAGCAACACTCCCTCCACTGTGAGGCAGAGGCGTTTTAAGCACTTTTAAAATTGCTTAAACATTTTCTATAAAACTATAAAAGCTTATGAAAGCTATGCCTGGACATGCAGACTTGGCTGCCAGCAGGGGCAATGGGAAATGTTTTATCTTCTCCAAGTAACAGAGGATTCACAACAGCTGTTTTCTGAGGTTCAGCCCACACTTCATGAACTGCAtcagggaaaaattaataagtGAGCAAAGCCtagatctctctctctcttttttttttttttttttttttttttttcttaaggaaagcCAGAAAAGGTACCAGAAATTAGGTAATTAACGAGGAAACATCTTCTATGAGGAAAGCTCGTTTTGGCCAGTCTGCAAAGCCACGTTCCACAATCAACAGAGATGAAATCTTCCTTCGGCAGACTTTTCATACCTGAAGcgaaggaaggggagaggaggctTCAGGGCAAACCCCAGCAGCTGACTCACCTCGGAGGGATTTCAGCCAGTCCACGTTAAAGGGTTTGAGCTCCTCGGGGTCCGTCACGGCCCGGCCGGGCATGAGGCGCTCGAAGAAGGCGACATCGGTGTCTGAGAGCGGGGAGAAGGGCGCCCGCCGCACCCCGTACCGCTGCCCGGTCAGCGTCACCTCCTGGGCTGCGGCCACCCCGCAAACTCCTCTGGGTACCCCCGGCGGCTCCTCGGGCCCCGGGCCGCAGCTCCCGCTCCGCCATGCCCgctgcctcctctgccagcCCCTCAGCGGCGCCCAGCGCCTCCAGGCAGCGCCGCACCGGGAGGCGGAGGGAAAACCCATGGGAACACACCTGGAAAGCCTGGAAAACAGAAGGCTGGCTCAGCTGCGAGCCCCCCGGGCTCTGAGGAGGGAGGTCCGGCTCTCTCCGGGCTGAGGGAAGCGGGGACAGCGCCCCGGGCTCTGAGGcgaggggaggaggggggggaatcCCCGTCAGCTCCCCTCACAGCGCCTCAGGCCGGGGCCTCACGCACCCCTCTGAGGAAGGTGTCTGGGGACCAAGGCGTCCCGCTGCTAGGTCCGGGAGGCAGGGGGCTGTGCCGGGGCAAGGCGGTGGTACCACGGTAACACGGTACCGAACCCAAACCCCGCAACAGCCGGTACCGGGACCAGTGAGACACATCCCGCCCCCCGGCGGCTAGAGAGGGCCCGCGCTCGGCTCGGCGGGAagcagcgccccctggcggcggGAGGCCGCAGCCCTCGCCCTCCACCACCTCACACTCGGGCTCCGCTTTgttctcaaaaatattttatttataacaatATATCCATAATCTAGAACATGATCCAAAAATAcagatacacatttttttttcctttgctttacattccttttttttttttttttttttttaatagaaagcTTCATATTCTCTTCCATTTACAAAGGGAACACAGATCTAACaataattccttttaaaaatagaaacaacGGTGTTCAAGTCGCTTCCCCTGCGGttgggctgagctgcagcaaagccGGAGCCCCCAGGCTCTGTGGGGGTTTGACAATCTTTAGTGGAACATTCCTTAAGGTCTCTCACAGCCCTGGTCACCCTTCTCCAGGAAAGGCCTTTTTTCACAACATACATTCAACATTCCAGAGAAAAGATTTAAATCCTTTAGTCAGGAAAcacaaaacgaaacaaaaaaaaagaaaaagggcacTGGTATTTCTGTCTACaaggtgtattttaaaatgtctgcaaGCCCTGGTGTGAGGGCcaagggatgctcagagcccccGTGCTGGTCCCCAGAGATGTCACAGcacctcagctccctgcccagcaaTCCCCCCTCCTGCAGCTTGCTTACTGGTTAAACTGGGAaaagctctgccctgctgagccCCAGACAGAGGTGCTCCTCACCCAGGGTCACCTCAGGGCTGGGGTGGCCAGAGCCAGGCTGCACccctccatcaggataaatcctgcaccctccatcaggataaaccctgcacactccatcaggataaatcctgcacactccatcaggataaatcctgcaccctccatcaggataaatcctgcacactccatcaggataaatcctgcacactccatcaggataaatcctgcacactccatcagggaaaatcctgcacactccatcaggataaatcctgcacagctccatcaggataaatcctgcacactccatcagggaaaatcctgcacactccatcaggataaatcctgcacccTCCATCAGGATAAACCCTGCACACTCTATCAGGATAAATTCTGTACACCTCCAAATTCTGTACACCTCCCTCAGGGAAaaatcctgcacactccatcaggataaatcctgcacactccatcagggaaaatcctgcacactccatcaggataaatcctgcaccctccatcaggataaatcctgcacactccatcagggaaaatcctgcacactccatcaggataaatcctgcacagctccatcaggataaatcctgcacagctccatcaggataaatcctgcacagctccatcaggataaatcctgcaccctccatcaggataaatcctgcacactccatcaggataaatcctgcacactccatcagggaaaatcctgcacactccatcaggataaaccctgcacactccatcaggataaatcctgcacactccatcaggataaatcctgcaccctccatcaggataaatcctgcacactccatcaggataaatcctgcacagctccatcagggaaaatcctgcacactccatcaggataaatcctgcacactccatcagggaaaatcctgcacagctccatcaggataaatcctgcacactccatcagggaaaatcctgcacactccatcagggaaaatcctgcacactccatcaggataaatcctgcaccctccatcaggataaatcctgcacactccatcaggataaatcctgcacactccatcaggataaatcctgcacactccatcaggataaatcctgcaccctccatcaggataaatcctgcacagctccatcaggataaatcctgcacagctccatcaggataaatcctgcacccctccatcaggataaatcctgcacactccatcaggataaatcctgcacactccatcagggaaaatcctgcacactccatcagggaaaatcctgcacactccatcaggataaatcctgcacactccatcaggataaatcctgcacactccatcagggaaaatcctgcacactccatcagggaaaatcctgcacagctccatcagggaaaatcctgcacactccatcaggataaatcctgcacactccatcaggataaatcctgcacactccatcagggaaaatcctgcacactccatcaggataaatcctgcaccctccatcaggataaatcctgcaccctccatcaggataaatcctgcacactccatcaggataaatcctgcacactccatcaggataaatcctgcacagctccatcaggataaatcctgcacactccatcaggataaatcctgcacactccatcagggaaaatcctgcacactccatcaggataaatcctgcacactccatcaggataaatcctgcacactccatcaggataaatcctgcacagctccctcaggataaatcctgcacactccatcaggataaaccctgcacactccatcagggaaaatcctgcacccctccatcaggataaaccctgcacactccatcaggataaatcctgcacactccatcaggataaatcctgcacagctccatcagggaaaatcctgcacagctccatcaggataaatcctgcacactccatcaggataaatcctgcaccctccatcaggataaatcctgcacccctccatcaggataaatcctgcacactccatcaggataaatcctgcacactccatcaggataaatcctgcaccctccatcaggataaatcctgcacactccatcaggataaatcctgcacccctccatcaggataaatcctgcacactccatcaggataaatcctgcacagctccatcaggataaatcctgcacagctccatcaggataaatcctgcacactccatcaggataaatcctgcacagctccatcaggataaatcctgcaccctccatcaggataaatcctgcacagctccatcaggataaatcctgcaccctccatcaggataaatcctgcaccctccatcaggataaatcctgcaccctccatcaggataaatcctgcacactccatcaggataaatcctgcacactccatcagggaaaatcctgcacactccatcaggataaatcctgcaccctccatcaggataaatcctgcacactccatcaggataaatcctgcacactccatcaggataaatcctgcacactccatcaggataaatcctgcacagctccatcaggataaatcctgcacactccatcaggataaatcctgcacactccatcagggaaaatcctgcacactccatcaggataaatcctgcacactccatcaggataaatcctgcacactccatcaggataaatcctgcacactccatcaggataaatcctgcacagctccatcagGGAAAATCCTACacactccatcaggataaatcctgcaccctccatcaggataaatcctgcaccctccatcaggataaatcctgcacagctccatcaggataaatcctgcaccctccatcaggataaatcctgcaccctccatcaggataaatcctgcaccctccatcaggataaatcctgcaccctccatcaggataaatcctgcacactccatcaggataaatcctgcacactccatcagggaaaatcctgcacagctccatcagggaaaatcctgcacactccatcaggataaatcctgcacagctccatcagggaaaatcctgcacactccatcaggataaatcctgcacagctccatcaggataaatcctgcacactccatcaggataaatcctgcacactccatcaggataaatcctgcacactccatcaggataaatcctgcacactccatcaggataaatcctgcacactccatcaggataaatcctgcacactccatcaggataaatcctgcacacttcatcaggataaatcctgcacagctccatcaggataaatcctgcacccctccatcaggataaatcctgcacagctccatcagggaaaatcctgcacactccatcaggataaatcctgcacactccatcaggataaatcctgcacactccatcagggaaaatcctgcacactccatcagggaaaatcctgcacagctccatcagggaaaatcctgcacagctccatcaggataaatcctgcacccctccatcaggataaatcctgcacactccatcaggataaatcctgcacactccatcaggataaatcctgcacactccatcagggaaaatcctgcacactccatcaggataaatcctgcaccctccatcaggataaatcctgcaccctccatcaggataaatcctgcacactccatcaggataaatcctgcacactccatcaggataaatcctgcacagctccatcaggataaatcctgcacagctccaccagggaaaaatcaaatcctgcacagctccatcaAGGCAAATCCTTTGTTCCCAGCAAGAAGAGGTGTGGTGGGACTGTGGAACTGTTCCAGATCCAGTGCTTGCTCTGTGGTGGTACCACTGCTACTCAAAGCCTtgggaaaaacagaaggaaacaaccaccaccaccacacaaccaaccaaccaacaagaCAAAAATTGCATGCAGCACTGATGGAGGGGGGAATAAAACCCAGGATGGCATCCAAACTACTTTTCAGGCCACAGCAAGGCTCCTGCATCACTCTGGTGGAGCAGGTGGGTGAGGGACAGGTCTTACCCAGTTACAGGCTGGCTCACCAGGTGCCAGGatttgtctcaaaaaaaaaaaaaaaggcagaaagaaatagAGGGCTGACCAGGTTTGAGTTTCTGTGActgtgcttttcctcctccctcttccctccagcaaTTTGCTTTTGATCTGTGCTCTCCAGGTGGCAGTAAAGTGGCAAAAATGAGCTTGCAAACACAACCGTGGGAACTTCATGTGACAAGATGCAGAGTGACACAGGACAGGACCCtgcagacaggtttttttttggtttttttttccacatggcAGATGCAGCAAATCAAAACGTTCACAGAAAAGCTGTCTCAGTGTCAAGAGGTTTCATTTACATCAGCCTTGACATACCTGAAGCACCTACAAAGCCCAGGAGAGCAAAGTGGGAAGCAAAACTTGCAAGAGCTGCATTCTACACACATTGCAAAACACCCAACAAGGTCAGTGtaaaggggggaaaggaaaaaaaccccacaaaccaacatttttcttttgtgccaAAATCTGACACTTTGGTGCTTTTGTCTTCTGCACTgtttattcagaagaaaaactcaTCTGAagtttccttctgcttttccaaaagTCCATCCCAAGAGCTCCTGCACTGGAGCAGGGATGATCccagccagcagagctcaggaagCCTGGTCCCAGCTGCTGCAAGGACAGGAGGTTTTCAtcctcccccccaaaacacaacCACCTTTCCCCAAAAGAGTTGATTTGTGGGCAGGTGaactctgcagcacaggaggatCCACGGATGCAGAGAAGTTGTCTCTGCTCCTCCCTCAGCTTGCAGGCAATACCACCTTTCCAAgatcaaaaaaaaccaagtctCTGCCCTAAAACCTGCTGACCCTGCTTCAGAGCTTGGATTCCTTTACCACCCATTATCTCAGgtgaaggagaaaagcagaattttgttttcctgctcctgATTTCCCCCCCTGGTGCAGTGCAGTGATGGCAGCAAGGATTCACATTCACAATTGAAAGGCAACTTAAAGAAGTCAAGAACCTGGAAATGTTCCCCCACCacaagagaaaagaagcaattttaCAAGACTCCAGCTGTTGAGCAGAtgccctcagcagcacagctctgaacACTTGACAAACTATTGCACAGCCACCTTGCAGCTTTACCTCACCAGCACAGCAACTCACACACACCCTGCAACcagcagaaaagctgcttttccccatttccccaggtgccacacagaaaaacaagcaagcaaacaaaaataacaacaacaaaaaaaatatatatatatataattaggCCTTCATCTTATTTTATGAATAAATCCAACCTTCTATCTCTACAAGAATACTGTAGGTTTCAGCTTCACAGTAATGCACTTAGAGGATCTTCAGAGAAATGGGAACAGCCAGGAGACACAACACTCAGTGTGACTGTGATTAACAAAGACTGCAGGACAattcctttgctgttttttccctcccccaagAGACAAACCTTTTCTAgaaggaggtgaaaaaaaaccaaagagggTTTGCTTCTGTTAAGGTTCATGTGAACAGAGGCAAGATCAAGTCAAACGAAGGCAGTGCAAAggtggacagaaaaaaaattcccccaaaGAGAGGATTTGATCTCCTCTCTCTGAGCCCTGCCCTATCAAAACTGAGCACAGTGCTTGGCTTGGAGACACTGGAGACAGTTCAGCAGCTTCCCTGTTCCCTTCTGTCCTGCAAAACTGCACCACAGAACTCCACACCTGCACACTGCAGCCACCCCTTCCATGCAGGGTGCATCAGGGACaattcctgctctgccaggccaAGCTCCATGCTCAAACCACCTGGATGCTGAAGCTGCAGGTTATTTCCCTCTCCTGACACGTTGTACAGACTCCCAAAACCTAGCAGAGACTACAGCCACTGCCTGCCCTAGCACTTCATCATAACATCCACCTCAGTGCTGTGCAAGTGCAACATAAATAAAATCCCTGTGGTGAAGTCCTGCCCTCCCAAACTCATTTTCTTCAAGAAAGAACAGTGATTACAACTGGCCACTGGACAATTAAATATCATACCAGAAAAAGGAGAGTAgttaagaaataataataaaaaaaaataatcaaaaataATATTGCCACGTGAAGGAAGGAATATATTAAATTCTTCTTGCCTCTGAAGATGCCTccttacttctttttctttctttcctgaacACAACGTGGACAAAACCtatggagaaaaagagaggcaGCAATTAGCTCCCAAAGGTGACAAAACACATAGACCAGGAGCTCTTTTTGTTACTTGGAAAAGGAGTGGGGAGAGTGGCTTTAAAGCAGCCCACTGTTGTGCACCAGTTGTGCAAAGGGGACAGGCAGTGTGCCAGTGCAGGTGAGCAGAAGTGAGAGGCAGCACTTCCAGCTCTGATCCACTGCACCTCAGTCACCCCCAAGTTATTCCATTCCAGGGAACTCCTTCAGTTTTCTGCCACAACACTTCCCTCtacaggcagaggagaagggatcTCCTCCTGCAGTTcagcccctcctctccctccagtGGTTCCCTGGTTTCTGGCAGGCACCTTGTTAAATCAGCTGGGAGCAAGAGAAACCAAGTACAGAACAAGCCCTCTGATTCTTTCCAGCACGAGCACTGAAGCAAAACCTTGAGCAGCCTTCAAGCTTTGCTTCcagaagtgacagaaaaaaaaaaaaaaaaaaaaaaaaaaaaagtctcttctcAGTTTTAGCCACAGCCACCAGAACACAGGAGGTGTATTCTGTAACACAGCCATCTCCACACAAGCCTCAGATCAAAACTTGCTCCTGAACAGCAATTTTGCTGCACCCAGGTGTTTTCCTGCTGCCCCCAGAATCCCCAGCAGTGAAGGCTCCCACAGAAGCAGTTTGCAGGAAGAAGATTCCCCTTGTACCTTCCACCTTCACCCAGACACAACCCCACACCACGAGAGGAAAGCTCCTCAGGCAAGAAGGGTCACAGCAGGGTTTGAATTCTCACTCTTTCATTCCTGGGGAGACAGGTTGCAGCctaaaatacagcagaaagcTGCACACTGCTGTACTTACCATTTCCCTTTTGGTTTGGTGGTGAGGTCTACACAAGCAAAGTGGAACCACTCAATTGGGCACTgcaaaacaggaataaaaaccccacagagtTGCTTTGGCTCTCACCAAAGTCCCCTCCAGTCTGCAGGACCTgcaacaccccctccccagacTTCACAGCCCAAAATAAAGCCTCTCCCATGCTCACATCTGGGTTGTCACAGCCAATCATTTCTCCATAGGACACCTGGTGGCACAAGCAGTAGGTGGGCTCGTTGGGGTCCACTGGCATGTCCAGGACATCTGAGGGATGCACTGACAAGATGGTGTCAGCAAACTCAGACCTGGGGACAAGGAGAGAGCATTGGTCAGCTGCAGGCAACACCACGTTTCCCCAGGTCAAAATCCCaccctgaaaaacaaaaatcccaccctgcccctgcctgctgACCCTGCTTCAGAGTTTGGGTTACATTGCCACCCATGATCCACTATTTAAGATCATTTAAGGTAATTGATCTAACACAAAGCATAGGTCTGGCTGTAGAGGCTTGAGGTGAGGACTTGCAGGTGCTATGACAGTGACAATATTAACAGACAGaacactgctgcctgcagacagaaaaatctgattttttttttccccctcccataATTTTTGATACATATATTCTTTTCTCCTTGTCATACACAAGCAAACCCCCTTGCTCCCACTGGAATGTACTGAGTTTACATGTGTAACAC
The nucleotide sequence above comes from Heliangelus exortis chromosome 9, bHelExo1.hap1, whole genome shotgun sequence. Encoded proteins:
- the D2HGDH gene encoding D-2-hydroxyglutarate dehydrogenase, mitochondrial isoform X1; this translates as MCLTGPGTGCCGVWVRYRVTVVPPPCPGTAPCLPDLAAGRLGPQTPSSEGCVPMGFPSASRCGAAWRRWAPLRGWQRRQRAWRSGSCGPGPEEPPGVPRGVCGVAAAQEVTLTGQRYGVRRAPFSPLSDTDVAFFERLMPGRAVTDPEELKPFNVDWLKSLRGCSKLMLKPQTTAEVSQVLRYCHERNLAVTPQGGNTGLVGGSIPVFDEIILSTALMNRIISFDKVSGILVCQAGCVLEKLSEALEQQGFVMPLDLGAKGSCHIGGNVATNAGGLRLLRYGSLRGTVLGLEVVLADGSALDCLTSLRKDNTGYDLKQLFIGSEGTLGVITAVSILCPQKPRAVNVAFLGCQSFAKVLETFTTCRAMLGEILSAYEFMDEKCMELVEKHLKLSNPVTGSPFYVLIETSGSNSTHDEEKLNNFLVQAMASGLVTDGTVATDDKKIKTLWSLRERITEALTHDGCVYKYDISLPVGKLYELVTDMRARLGQSAKNVVGYGHLGDGNLHLNITAESYSHSLLAAIEPFVYQWTARHKGSISAEHGLGFKKKQFLEYSKPREAVVLMQRFKAMFDPKGILNPYKVLPSSS